The Flavobacterium marginilacus genome window below encodes:
- the queG gene encoding tRNA epoxyqueuosine(34) reductase QueG, producing the protein MTINSKEIYSKFIKAEAKRLGFLSCGISKAGFLEQEAPRLENWLNKNYNGQMSYMANHFDKRLDPTLLVDDAKSVVSLLLNYYPSETQNTDSYKISKYAYGQDYHFVIREKLNEFLFSIQQHIGEVAGRAFVDSAPVLDKAWAAKSGLGWIGKNSNLLTQKTGSFYFIAELIIDLDLEYDHAVTDHCGSCTACLDACPTQAIVAPYVVDGSKCISYFTIELKDNIPMEMKGKFDDWAFGCDVCQDVCPWNRFSKPHNEPLLKANPELLSMSKKDWIEITEETFKKVFKDSPLKRSKFKGLKRNILFLE; encoded by the coding sequence ATGACAATCAATTCTAAAGAAATCTATTCTAAATTTATAAAAGCTGAAGCTAAGCGCCTTGGATTTTTGTCTTGCGGCATCTCGAAGGCAGGCTTTCTTGAGCAGGAAGCTCCCCGTTTAGAAAATTGGCTGAATAAAAATTATAATGGACAGATGTCCTATATGGCAAATCACTTTGATAAGCGTTTAGATCCAACTTTATTAGTAGATGATGCCAAAAGCGTGGTTTCCCTATTATTGAACTATTATCCTTCGGAAACCCAAAATACTGATTCCTATAAGATTTCCAAATATGCATATGGTCAGGATTATCATTTTGTCATCAGAGAAAAACTTAATGAATTTTTGTTTTCAATTCAGCAGCATATTGGAGAGGTGGCTGGCCGTGCTTTCGTGGATTCTGCACCGGTATTGGATAAGGCCTGGGCTGCCAAAAGCGGTTTGGGCTGGATTGGCAAGAACAGTAATTTGCTGACTCAAAAAACAGGGTCTTTTTATTTTATCGCCGAACTTATTATTGATCTTGATTTAGAATACGATCATGCCGTTACTGATCATTGTGGTTCGTGTACCGCATGTCTGGATGCATGTCCCACACAGGCAATTGTTGCTCCGTATGTTGTTGACGGCAGTAAGTGTATTTCTTATTTTACAATTGAACTGAAAGATAATATTCCAATGGAAATGAAAGGAAAATTCGATGACTGGGCTTTTGGTTGTGACGTTTGTCAGGACGTCTGTCCCTGGAACCGTTTTTCTAAGCCCCACAATGAGCCTTTGTTAAAAGCCAATCCTGAATTGCTTTCTATGTCCAAAAAAGATTGGATAGAAATTACCGAAGAAACCTTCAAAAAGGTTTTTAAAGATTCCCCTCTTAAAAGATCAAAATTTAAAGGCTTAAAGAGGAATATCCTTTTCCTTGAATAA
- a CDS encoding cytochrome P450, with product MKKKYNYPERLSIVNFFLDAEGIRKNPIPFHKKYFDKLGDTFSVRIGRTKHLVLSRDNEVAAYILQKNHKSYYKSNIQTVYLSKYLGKGLLTSDGDFWLKQRRLIQPAFHKQKMNELVVNMEQIIVSELNNLAEEKPVDIFPVMSQLAYTVVAKSLFHLSASKEKLNRIKFIVDEVQKFLIKEVRLPHKGWWFYLSGETKKHFLLSLENNNIIKEIIEERTASDVQTNDLLNMLLETRYEDTGEGMSISQLIDEIKILFVAGYETTANALTFTLYLLAKHPDVQQKVWEEIIEIESYESDTVTQLQRMTYINAVLNESMRLYPPAWIVDRQNVTDDIIGSYHIKKGTLIGISLYELHRNPKYWKNPDEFNPERFLGDEKKHSMQYFYPFGAGPRMCIGTGFAIYEMCLTLFKIVTKYEIKPVSGEVQFNPLVTLKPVGVEVLFAKR from the coding sequence ATGAAGAAGAAATACAATTATCCTGAAAGACTTTCAATAGTTAATTTCTTTTTAGATGCTGAAGGTATTCGTAAAAATCCGATTCCTTTTCATAAAAAATATTTTGACAAATTAGGTGATACTTTTTCTGTTAGAATAGGCAGAACTAAACATCTGGTATTATCAAGAGATAATGAAGTAGCTGCTTACATATTACAGAAAAACCATAAAAGTTATTATAAGTCCAATATTCAGACAGTATATCTGTCAAAATATCTTGGGAAAGGTCTTTTGACTTCGGATGGTGACTTTTGGCTGAAGCAAAGAAGATTAATTCAGCCTGCTTTTCATAAGCAGAAGATGAATGAACTGGTTGTCAATATGGAGCAGATTATAGTCTCTGAATTAAATAATTTGGCTGAAGAAAAACCAGTCGATATATTTCCTGTAATGAGTCAGCTGGCATATACTGTTGTTGCCAAATCATTATTCCATCTTTCTGCTTCAAAAGAAAAATTAAATAGAATAAAATTTATTGTTGATGAAGTTCAAAAGTTCTTAATTAAAGAAGTAAGACTTCCGCATAAAGGATGGTGGTTTTATTTGAGCGGAGAAACAAAAAAGCACTTTCTATTATCATTAGAGAACAATAATATTATTAAAGAAATTATTGAGGAGAGAACAGCTTCAGATGTACAGACTAATGATTTGCTGAATATGCTTCTTGAAACACGATATGAAGATACTGGCGAAGGAATGTCAATTTCTCAATTAATAGACGAAATTAAAATCCTTTTTGTCGCTGGTTACGAAACAACTGCAAATGCCCTGACTTTTACGCTTTATCTTTTAGCAAAACATCCTGATGTGCAGCAAAAAGTTTGGGAAGAGATTATAGAAATTGAATCCTATGAAAGTGACACTGTTACTCAGCTGCAGAGGATGACTTATATTAATGCTGTTCTAAATGAATCCATGCGTCTGTATCCGCCAGCTTGGATTGTGGACAGGCAGAATGTTACTGATGATATTATTGGTTCTTATCATATAAAAAAAGGAACGCTTATTGGTATTTCATTATATGAACTGCACCGGAATCCAAAATATTGGAAGAATCCGGACGAGTTTAATCCCGAGCGTTTTTTAGGTGATGAAAAAAAACATTCCATGCAGTATTTTTATCCTTTTGGGGCTGGGCCTAGGATGTGTATAGGTACCGGTTTTGCCATTTATGAAATGTGTCTTACGCTTTTTAAAATTGTAACAAAATATGAGATAAAACCAGTAAGCGGAGAGGTTCAGTTTAATCCGCTGGTTACTTTGAAACCTGTAGGTGTTGAAGTTTTATTTGCAAAAAGATGA
- the ruvB gene encoding Holliday junction branch migration DNA helicase RuvB produces MNENLDPTNNNFSPEELDIEKRLRPLSFDDFSGQDQVLENLKVFVAAANQRHEALDHTLFHGPPGLGKTTLANILANELEVGIKITSGPVLDKPGDLAGLLTNLEERDVLFIDEIHRLSPIVEEYLYSAMEDFKIDIMIESGPNARTVQINLNPFTLIGATTRSGLLTAPMRARFGISSRLQYYTTELLTTIVERSAMIFKMPITMEAAIEIAGRSRGTPRIANALLRRVRDFAQIKGNGTIDIEIARYALKALNVDAHGLDEMDNKILNTIIDKFKGGPVGLTTLATAVSESSETIEEVYEPFLIQEGFIMRTPRGREVTEKAYKHLGKIKTNIQGGLF; encoded by the coding sequence ATGAATGAGAATTTAGATCCTACGAATAATAATTTCAGTCCAGAAGAACTTGATATTGAAAAAAGATTAAGGCCATTATCCTTTGATGATTTTTCTGGTCAGGATCAGGTATTGGAAAATCTTAAAGTTTTTGTTGCAGCGGCTAATCAAAGGCACGAGGCTCTTGATCATACTCTTTTTCACGGGCCTCCAGGTTTGGGTAAGACAACTTTGGCAAATATTCTGGCAAATGAATTGGAAGTAGGAATTAAAATTACTTCGGGGCCTGTTTTGGATAAACCGGGTGATTTGGCAGGACTGCTGACTAATCTTGAAGAACGTGATGTTTTATTTATAGATGAAATTCACCGTTTGAGTCCAATAGTTGAGGAGTATTTATATTCGGCTATGGAGGATTTTAAGATTGATATTATGATTGAATCGGGGCCAAATGCCAGAACGGTTCAGATTAATTTGAATCCTTTTACACTTATTGGTGCAACAACCCGATCAGGACTTTTGACTGCTCCGATGCGTGCCCGCTTTGGAATTTCTTCCCGGCTGCAATATTACACAACGGAACTTTTGACTACTATTGTCGAACGGAGTGCTATGATTTTTAAAATGCCTATTACCATGGAAGCGGCTATTGAAATTGCGGGAAGAAGCAGGGGAACACCTCGTATCGCCAATGCTTTGTTACGCCGTGTCCGCGATTTTGCTCAGATAAAAGGAAATGGGACTATCGATATTGAAATTGCCCGTTATGCCTTGAAAGCATTGAATGTAGATGCTCACGGTCTTGATGAAATGGATAATAAAATCCTGAATACTATTATCGATAAATTCAAAGGAGGTCCTGTGGGATTAACTACGCTTGCCACTGCCGTATCTGAAAGCAGTGAAACGATCGAAGAAGTTTATGAACCTTTTTTGATTCAAGAAGGGTTTATTATGCGAACTCCTAGAGGAAGAGAAGTTACTGAAAAAGCCTATAAGCATTTGGGTAAAATTAAAACAAATATACAAGGCGGACTTTTTTAA
- a CDS encoding cytochrome c oxidase subunit I has product MSAEGHDHGHDHEHEHHHKDTFITKYIFSIDHKMIAKQYLLTGIIMGVIGVSMSLLFRMQLAWPEESFKIFNVLLGDKFAPNGVMANDIYLALVTIHGTIMVFFVLTAGLSGTFSNLLIPLQIGARDMASGFMNMISYWLFFLSSVIMICSLFVEAGPASAGWTIYPPLSALPQAIPGSGLGMTLWLVSMAIFIASSLMGSLNYVVTVINLRTKGMSMTRLPLTIWAFFVTAIIGIVSFPVLLSAALLLIFDRSFGTSFFLSDIYIAGEVLHYQGGSPVLFEHLFWFLGHPEVYIVILPALGITSEIIATNSRKPIFGYRAMIMSIIAIAFLSTIVWGHHMFISGMNPFLGSVFTFTTLLIAIPSAVKAFNYITTLWKGNLQMNPAMLFSIGLVSTFITGGLTGIILGDSTLDINVHDTYFVVAHFHLVMGISALYGMFAGIYHWYPKMFGRMLNKNLGYVHFWVTAVCAYGVFFPMHFIGLAGLPRRYYTNTNFPLFDDLQNVNVLITTFALIGGAFQLVFLYNFFVSIFYGKKAVQNPWKSNTLEWTTPVEHIHGNWPGEIPHVHRWPYDYSNPGHEEDFVPQTVPMKEGEVVLHH; this is encoded by the coding sequence ATGTCAGCAGAAGGTCACGATCACGGACACGATCACGAACACGAACACCACCATAAAGACACTTTCATTACTAAATATATTTTTAGTATTGATCACAAAATGATTGCTAAGCAATATTTGTTAACTGGTATCATAATGGGTGTTATCGGTGTGAGTATGTCTTTGCTTTTTAGAATGCAATTGGCTTGGCCAGAAGAGTCTTTTAAGATTTTTAATGTTTTGTTGGGTGATAAATTTGCGCCAAATGGTGTAATGGCTAATGATATTTATCTGGCCTTGGTTACTATACATGGTACCATTATGGTTTTCTTTGTATTGACCGCAGGTTTGAGCGGAACCTTTAGTAATTTACTTATTCCGCTTCAAATTGGAGCTCGAGATATGGCTTCAGGTTTTATGAATATGATATCGTATTGGTTATTCTTTTTATCAAGTGTAATCATGATCTGTTCTCTTTTTGTTGAAGCTGGACCAGCTTCTGCAGGATGGACAATTTATCCTCCATTGAGTGCCTTGCCTCAAGCGATTCCTGGTTCTGGATTAGGTATGACTTTATGGTTAGTTTCTATGGCAATTTTCATTGCTTCTTCTTTAATGGGATCTTTAAACTATGTTGTTACCGTTATTAATTTAAGAACAAAAGGAATGTCTATGACAAGATTGCCTCTTACTATCTGGGCTTTCTTTGTTACAGCAATTATCGGTATCGTTTCGTTCCCAGTATTATTATCAGCTGCTTTGTTGTTGATTTTTGATAGAAGTTTTGGTACTTCATTCTTCTTGTCTGATATTTATATTGCTGGTGAAGTTTTACATTATCAAGGTGGTTCTCCTGTACTTTTTGAACACTTGTTCTGGTTCTTAGGACACCCTGAGGTATATATTGTAATCTTGCCTGCATTAGGAATCACTTCTGAAATTATTGCTACAAACTCTCGTAAGCCAATCTTTGGTTACAGAGCGATGATTATGTCAATTATTGCAATTGCATTTTTGTCTACAATTGTTTGGGGTCACCACATGTTTATCTCAGGTATGAATCCATTCTTGGGGTCTGTGTTTACATTTACAACATTATTGATTGCAATTCCATCTGCTGTAAAAGCATTTAACTATATTACTACGCTTTGGAAAGGTAATCTTCAGATGAATCCAGCAATGCTGTTTTCAATTGGTTTGGTTTCGACTTTCATCACTGGAGGTTTAACAGGAATCATTCTTGGTGACAGTACTTTGGATATTAACGTTCACGATACTTATTTCGTAGTTGCACACTTTCACTTGGTAATGGGTATTTCTGCTCTTTACGGTATGTTTGCTGGAATTTACCACTGGTATCCAAAAATGTTCGGAAGAATGCTGAACAAGAATTTAGGTTATGTTCACTTCTGGGTAACTGCAGTTTGTGCTTATGGAGTATTTTTTCCAATGCACTTTATCGGATTAGCTGGTTTACCAAGACGTTATTATACAAATACTAACTTCCCATTATTTGATGATCTGCAAAATGTAAACGTATTGATTACAACTTTTGCTTTAATCGGTGGAGCTTTCCAATTGGTATTCTTGTATAACTTCTTCGTTAGTATTTTCTACGGTAAAAAAGCTGTCCAAAATCCATGGAAATCTAATACTTTGGAATGGACTACTCCAGTAGAGCATATCCACGGTAACTGGCCTGGGGAAATTCCTCACGTACACCGTTGGCCTTATGATTACAGTAATCCTGGACATGAAGAGGATTTTGTCCCTCAGACAGTTCCAATGAAAGAGGGAGAAGTAGTTTTACATCACTAG
- a CDS encoding cytochrome c oxidase subunit II codes for MTSLLVIIVLVLLAVAVWQLTKIFDLTQVASTSDNSQVATDDDNNVQGYLMFGFLAFIYIFTIYGVYTWGHLVLHTPASDHGALIDRLMNITWVLIFTVQAITQVLLHYFAFKYRGNKDKRALYFADNNKLEAIWSVIPAVVLAGLILYGLYAWTNIMFVDEDEDTIVIELYAQQFKWTARYAGADNVLGKANVRLIEGVNTLGVDLSDPYAQDDIVVSELHIPKGKKIHFKMRSQDVLHSAYFPYFRAQMNCVPGMVTEFAFTPIYTTAEYQALPYMVEKVANINAIRAKKSIELVAKGEPGLDPYTFEYLLLCNKICGASHYNMQMKVVVDTPEDYKKWLSEKTALVAEVKASKAEPAAPEASSAKDSTVAKDTAAVAKIAMK; via the coding sequence ATGACAAGTTTGTTGGTAATTATAGTTTTAGTTTTATTGGCTGTTGCTGTTTGGCAATTGACGAAGATATTCGATTTAACGCAAGTTGCTTCGACTTCTGACAATTCGCAAGTTGCAACCGATGATGATAATAATGTACAGGGATATTTGATGTTTGGATTTTTAGCCTTCATCTATATCTTTACAATATATGGAGTTTACACATGGGGTCATTTAGTACTTCATACTCCTGCTTCTGATCATGGTGCATTAATTGACCGCCTAATGAATATTACTTGGGTGTTAATTTTTACTGTTCAGGCAATTACTCAGGTTTTGTTGCATTATTTTGCTTTCAAATACAGAGGCAATAAAGATAAAAGAGCCTTATATTTTGCAGATAACAATAAATTAGAAGCAATTTGGAGTGTTATTCCAGCTGTTGTTTTAGCGGGATTAATCCTTTATGGTTTATATGCTTGGACTAACATTATGTTTGTTGATGAAGATGAAGACACTATTGTTATTGAGTTATATGCACAGCAATTTAAATGGACTGCAAGGTATGCTGGTGCTGATAATGTTTTAGGTAAAGCAAATGTTAGATTAATTGAAGGTGTTAATACTTTAGGTGTTGATTTGTCAGACCCTTATGCTCAGGACGATATTGTAGTTTCTGAACTGCATATTCCCAAAGGTAAAAAGATACATTTCAAAATGAGATCTCAGGATGTATTGCACTCTGCTTACTTCCCATATTTTAGAGCTCAGATGAACTGTGTTCCAGGAATGGTTACAGAATTTGCTTTTACTCCAATTTATACTACAGCTGAATACCAAGCTTTGCCTTATATGGTTGAAAAAGTAGCTAATATTAATGCAATCAGAGCGAAAAAAAGTATTGAATTAGTTGCAAAAGGAGAGCCTGGATTAGATCCATACACTTTTGAATATTTGTTATTATGTAACAAAATTTGCGGAGCTTCTCACTATAATATGCAAATGAAAGTTGTAGTTGATACTCCTGAAGATTATAAAAAATGGTTGAGTGAAAAAACAGCTCTAGTTGCTGAAGTAAAAGCTTCTAAAGCTGAACCAGCTGCACCAGAAGCTTCTTCAGCGAAAGATTCAACTGTTGCAAAAGATACTGCAGCTGTTGCGAAAATAGCAATGAAATAA
- a CDS encoding quinol:cytochrome C oxidoreductase, with the protein MYTFSSKLKTFSFVLMAIGLLGIGYGFLSAPKNIQEVEALLAADSHGGHGSESAHEAASSEHASAEAKHDVKADSEHKEHLEHVFHQLSNKPWSALYVACIFFMLLSLGTLAFYAIQQVAQAGWSPVLFRVMQGITAYLPVGSVIFFIILVLCGLHFNHLFIWLDPEVVKHDELIQTKSGFLNFPFWIVRAAVFLTGWNLYRYFSRKNCLAQDESNDNSFYKKNFNYSAGFLVFFIVTESIMSWDWIMSIDPHWFSTLFGWYVFASFFVSGITMICMVTLYLKSRGYLEHVNTSHVHDLAKFMFGISVFWTYLWFSQFMLIWYANIPEEITYFITRIQVYNLPFFGAVVMNFLFPVLILINTDFKRITWVLVMAGIVILLGHYVDFFNMIMPGTVGGSWFIGVPEIASVLFFLGLFIFVVFSALTKAPLLAKRNPFIEESKHFHY; encoded by the coding sequence ATGTATACATTTTCAAGTAAATTAAAAACTTTTTCTTTCGTCTTAATGGCCATTGGTCTTTTAGGAATTGGATATGGTTTTTTGAGTGCACCTAAAAATATTCAAGAAGTTGAAGCCCTTCTTGCAGCTGATTCACATGGAGGACATGGTTCTGAAAGTGCTCATGAAGCAGCTTCTTCTGAACATGCGTCTGCTGAGGCAAAACATGATGTTAAAGCTGATTCTGAACATAAAGAACATTTAGAGCATGTATTTCACCAATTAAGCAATAAACCTTGGTCTGCATTATATGTGGCTTGTATTTTCTTTATGTTGCTTTCTTTGGGAACTTTAGCTTTTTACGCTATTCAACAAGTTGCACAAGCTGGATGGTCTCCAGTTTTGTTTAGAGTAATGCAAGGGATAACTGCTTATTTGCCTGTAGGTTCAGTGATATTCTTTATTATACTTGTACTTTGTGGTCTTCACTTTAATCATTTGTTTATTTGGTTAGATCCTGAAGTTGTAAAGCATGATGAATTAATTCAGACTAAATCTGGTTTCTTGAATTTTCCTTTTTGGATTGTTAGAGCTGCAGTATTTTTGACTGGTTGGAACTTATACCGTTATTTTTCTAGAAAAAACTGTTTAGCTCAAGATGAGTCAAATGATAATAGTTTTTATAAAAAGAATTTTAATTATTCAGCTGGATTTTTAGTATTCTTTATTGTTACAGAATCTATTATGTCTTGGGACTGGATTATGTCTATTGATCCGCACTGGTTCAGTACTTTGTTTGGATGGTATGTGTTTGCAAGTTTCTTTGTAAGCGGTATTACTATGATCTGTATGGTAACTCTTTACTTGAAATCTAGAGGATATTTAGAGCATGTAAATACAAGCCATGTTCATGATTTAGCTAAGTTTATGTTTGGAATCAGCGTATTCTGGACTTACTTATGGTTCTCTCAGTTTATGCTGATCTGGTATGCTAATATCCCTGAAGAGATTACTTATTTTATAACAAGAATTCAGGTATATAACCTGCCTTTCTTTGGAGCTGTTGTTATGAATTTCTTGTTTCCGGTTTTAATTTTGATTAATACTGATTTCAAACGAATTACTTGGGTTTTGGTTATGGCTGGAATTGTAATATTGTTAGGTCACTATGTTGACTTCTTTAATATGATTATGCCTGGTACTGTTGGAGGCAGCTGGTTTATTGGTGTGCCAGAAATTGCATCAGTTTTATTCTTTCTTGGATTGTTTATTTTTGTTGTATTCTCGGCATTAACTAAAGCTCCTTTATTAGCAAAAAGAAATCCATTCATAGAAGAGAGTAAACATTTTCATTATTAA